The region aaaactctgtgATAAAACCCCTGTAATATTACGAAATCTACTatacaaataatatacatatactgtacctacgataaagaaaaaaaaaataataaaaaaaaacaaatagccTATTGTATTATAGTtataaaaaccaaagaaaatttgaagaaaaaaattaataattaataattattcatcaacaaGCGGACGAAGAAtctcgaaaaaagaaaaagaaaagaaagaaaaatagaaaccaaaagaaaaccgaatctaaaaaacgataaaaaacaTGGTTGATCATTAaagtaaaattattacatacCTACGAACAAGTGGTATAATAGTAACTGTAATTATACTTACCTGCTATTTGTATCGATAATTACTAATATAGTttcttcaaaagaaaaaaagggaatagagaaaaagatggagtgtgagagagggagagaaagtgtaagagagtgtaaaaaaaaataagattgttGTGTATTCCATTgattcgataaaataatctcattgaatgtgagaaaaacggggggaaaaaacaaagaaaattaagaaaaatgagagagagatgagtgaaaataagaaaaaaaaaaaaaacaattagttTTTAGAATTAccattcctttttcatttctattattttgctttttcaattttcttcttgcTTTCACGATGCTGCGAGTGTCCTGAGTTtcgaaaaagagagggagagaaaaaaacgtgcaGTTGACGGGCCTAATTATGATTACCTAATAAGTTTCatgattgaattttaaaaattgagcATATGTAATATGAAACAATCAATAATTGAcgagaaacaaacaaaaagagagaaaattcaaacaaaaagaacagCGAACAAACAACACAAAGTTCTGCATAAATTTTTGGGTCCAAGCATAAGAAAGCTTAAgggtttttctctttgtttctattatttatttatcaattcttttctatttttattttcttactaCGTACACGatcacgtatataatatacttatatgtgTTATGTTTTAATGACAAGAATCAAGACAACCTGCGTAATGATGTTATATTgataagttgaaaatttttcaaaaactgaacaaaaaagaaaagaaaaacaagaaaaaagtataGCTAAATCTGTTTTACGCGACGAGGTGatccaaaaaaattctgcgGTGTGCCTTTTCTAATTAACTTaccattttatatacatacattatagtATGTGTATGCACATGTATATTTCTCTCTTAGATTtagtatgaaataaaaagaagaaataataataaaatatatacatatattattaagAATAAGATTGATaacaatatcaataataaaaattggagtatgaataatattgataatatctACATATATGATGTTTGAATTCACGCCGTAGGATCATATTGCCAAATGGATCATCgagtttgattttgaaaagtaaaaaaaaaaagaaaagtaaaacacATTAATTTCAGTTTCATGAGTAGATCGTTCTTGAAATTCCAtgcaaaagaaagagagaaaagagagaataaaaagaattgaaataaaaacacgTTATACTTATCTTCCGGCGTGTTTATTTCGCCACAAAACACAATCTTCTTTAACTTATATTACTATTTAATTGAATCAGTAGAAGTTAATAGTTCTTAATTTCGcacactatatatatataataaataattatattatacatataaaatatattctcgttttttgaatgtaATCCGAGGAGTTATAGttgaagaaaacaagaaaaaaaaagaaataaaaattcgaatggaaaaatatgaaagaaaagaaaagagaaaacgaaacatTTGGAGGGGAATAAAGTTGATATTATttcagaggaaaataaaagaaaaaaaaagaaaagaattcatgccttgaattttattactatcaccattgttttaattggctTTGTGGAAGCGTGAGATGGATAAAATTAGTGACGTATTTAAAGAGTTTTGACTTCttaaaattaatatatttattcaatagaATCGTTGACTTTACATTTGTACATCGGGGTTGGAGGACGATAATCTATATTCATTGAAGTGCACGTTCCAAACGTTGCAAGGTCGCTGTTCGTCCCAATATTTCCATCATTTCAGCTACGCCGGGACCCTCCTGTAAAACATAATACAAGGGAGATAGTAAACGTGTCGTTGAAATgtaattgagaatttttttaatatgtaAAAAACTAACCTTTTGACCACTGATAATACTGCGAAGAAATTTCATGAATTTGTTGAATGGGATGTCGTTAGACGAGGCGAACGTTTTCAGGGTATCGCTTAAAAAGTCCTTTTGGAAGAAACTTGATTCTACGGAAAGAAGCTGATCGTAGAGTCGAGGGAGTGTAACTGTAATTGTAGAAACATTGTAACGACCGTTAACAGAGAAATTTTATGGCTCGCGAATGTGGAGTTGTTACCGAAGTACTCGGATTGCGGTGCATCTGGAGTTAGCGGAGGAATGACCCACAGGAATGAGAGATCTGGACCCACTAGATCCTCCAATTTTGATATCCGATTTTGGGACCACTTCAGAACCTCTGCTATGTGCTCGTCGTCCAGTTGCAGAGTGTCTGCGACCGACCTGATAAAGGAAGTTATAGTTTCGCTCGGGTCTCAGTTAGAAAGAGTCAATCGAAAGTGTCACCTGTCAGGGAATGTCTCGCTGACTATTCGAGCGACTTTGTTGACTAGAAATTTAGCGTTGTTCTCGTTTTGGAGCAGCTGAGATATTTCGAGTTTGTTAAACTCGAGTAATTTCTCCGGAGTTAGTCGGCTGGAGTTGACGTTGATTGCTGATACGTTGAACTACGTGAACAATGTGAACAATTGGTCAACTGAAAAGGTTTCTTCAGCTGCGTAAATTCGGAGTTAAAATTTGGTCGTGAGCGATCCTTTTACCTGGTTGATCAATTCTTCGTAACTGTAACAGCGCTGCTCTCCTTTTGGTCTATTGAAGCCTCCGCCGGCGTGAGTTATGTAGTTCAAAAGAGCGAGAGGAAATATTCCGCTCTGTCTGTACGAGTCGACGCGGATGTCGCCTTGTCGCTTAGAAAGTTTTGAGCCATCTGAATTCAAGATCAGTGGTAGATGCGCGTATTTAGGCGGAGTCCACTTGAAAGCCCTGAATAAATCGGCCGAGTTAAAGAGAGAACCGATCGAGTCATTGTTACCAATGTCTGCTTACTTGTAGAGCAATATATGCTTGGGAGTCGAAGCTAGCCACTCGATTCCACGGAGGACGTGGGATATTTCCATGAAATGATCATCGACAACATTGGCCAAATGGTAAGTTGGGTAGTTGTCCGTCTTCATAATGACCGGATCACCTTCTATTCGTGCGATGTCGTAAGACGCATCTCCATAGACAAGATCATTGAAGGTTTCCTCGCCGCTGGGTAACTGCAAATTGAATATTGTCAGAGTGTGAATTACCCAATAGACCAGAATGCCCTTGTAAAACTGAGTAGATATCGCTGGTCTAGATGTTGTCGGAGGGCGATATTACGAACCCTGTTATCTTCTCGTAGTCGAATTGGCAGCCAAACATCTCTCTCGTACCTTAAATCTGACGCAGTAGGATTCTCCTCgcctcaatttttccttcagatcCTCTTCGCTCAGGTGTCTACACTTGTTGTCGTACTTTGGCGTTTGCCTAAGCCTCAACGATTCTCGTCTCAAGAGTCCTAGTCTATTATCTGAACAAAAACAGCGGTAGGCCGAGCCATTTTTGAGGAGAACTTGAACCTGCTCACTACAAAGAATAGAATTACCAAACAGTGTAAGAGGTGGATTAGTATGAACAAATGAGATTTGGGAAGAGTTACTTGTATAATTCCAGTCGTTTTGATTGAATGTAAGGGCCTAGGGGTCCACCCCTAGTCGGGTCTTCGTCCGGGATGATTCCAGCCCAAAACAGATCTTCTTGGAGTTTTTTGGTAGCATCTGGTATGAGTCTTGTTTGATCTGTGTCTTCTATGCGTAGAATAAAGCTTCCTTGATTTGCTCGAGCGAATAAATAGTTGTACAGAGCTGTACGGAGGCCTCCGAGATGCAGGTAACCTGAAAACAGCATTGGAGTGCACAGAATTAAATcagtgagaagaaaaacgagatcCTCATCTCTCGTCTGacaagtgaattttttctagGCTCACCTGTTGGGCTTGGAGCAAACCGAACACGAACTTGTTGCTTTCTGTACGacctttttgaaaatatttcaatattctgGGGGGACAGTAAAGTACGCTGCACTTTGTACATGTTGCTGGACGTCACGCGTTGAAGATCATGAATAAATCCTTTCAATTCTTCATGATCTGGAAAGTTACTTGCGAACTTTCGTCTGTCATTTGCGCGTAGAGTCACATACGTCACGGTGAACGAGGGCGACCATTTAATATGTTCATCACTCCTTCAGCCCTCGCGCCCTactaaaataatatacatacatggagATCGTAAATTGATAGATTCTCTCTTCCTATGTTGACGGCGTAGCGTATTAAAGCTGTGAAAAGAAATACATCGTTTGGTAAGAAATTACCtattatgaaaattatctTCAGAAGGATCCAGGGATTTCCGAttcattttcgatattttgataatttttcaattaccgctTCCTCCCTAGCCCCTGTGAGCACCATATGATATCTAACAAAAGTGACACCATACCAGAgttatcctcgattttttccttattatttaccatttttcccgatttatttccaattttttgattaattattcaattactccATCTTCCCCGCCGAAGAAGTGACAGATAGCGCCGTTACTGGAAATTCTTTGCTGCGGAATTTAGGCGAACTAAAAttccaggtttcttgccccttgacgtcaggcaatgtgttgCGTGAAAGAGATGTATTAGGGGTCAATAGTTTTCCGGTTTCAAttgaagaagggtcaaaacttttgcttttttcgccCGAGAAactggtcaatacttttcagggtTCGCttcaaggagggtcaaaactttcgcggtTTTTTGCTCGGAAgggtggtcaatacttttcagggtTCGCttcaaggagggtcaaaactttcgcggtTTTTTAGCGGTTAGTTCAccgaaaatccgccacatggcgctagctgtactcgcggtgggcggagcttagagaaaatggcggcgcccagagaaatacgcgaaaaattcgaataattaattaaaaaatcggaaaaaatcagaaaaaatcgagaaaaattggaaaaaattagaaaaaagtagagaaaattagaaagaattagaaacaaattcagaataaatctgggatggtgtaACTCTAGTTGCATATCAGAAAACGCTCCCAGGGCCATGGAAAGATGCGGTAATTGACAAATCAATTGGAATAGGTGCATTTTTATGGTCTCTCTTGGTCATCTTGACGTGTGTGGCTCCACGCGCAAATGACGTTTGCAGGTAACCCCTCAGATCAGGGAAATGTATGAGAATTGATTTAATTCATAATCTCTATTGCGTGACACTCGGTGACATGCACAAAGTGCAGCGTACTCTATTCTCCGACTGGAATCTTAAAAACTTTTCCAACAGGGCTTACAAGACACAAGGAGTGCCCCCAGCCCAACAGGTGAGCTTAGAAAAGATTCACTGGTCAGTCGGAAGACGAGGATCTGGGTTTTCTTCTTAACGATGTGATTCTCTTTGCTCCGATACCATTTCCAGGTTACCTGCATCTCGGAGGCCTCCATACAGCTCTGTGCAACATGGTGCAGCTATATATTAGCTATTCAAATCAAGGAAATTATATTCTACGCTTAGAAGACACAGATCAAACAGGACTCGTACCAGATGCTGCCGGTAAACTCCAAGTGAGGCAAAGAGAATCTTACTGCGACAGTTTCAAGGTACAAGAAACATGTTTGGCTGGTGATTCGACTCGGAGAGGATGACTGGGTTCATAATATCGCCGAGTATATCTATGGAGCATAACTGTAGGTGCTACAGCAAGACGAGAGGGATGCAGGCAAGGTGTTGTTGCATAATATCAGTGtcttttatgaataatataagCATTGTCTCTATtttggtttcagttttttatttcgaatgcaAGGATGTTCTAATCGAGTAATCGTTGACCAACTCAGAGAAGGAGACTGACGATAAGGTTGTACTGAAGGGAGAATTGCCACCGCTCCTTCAACTTGCAGATTCGATTCGCAAAATCCTGAGTGGAGGATGGTAAACCGATTTCTGTGCGCTATTTATCCGGTATCAGCATTTTCTGTCGAGCATCTCCTTACCGAGCACAGGAAGTGTGCTTACACCTgccgatttgaaaattgcaaaataaatatcatacaCATGCATAGCGTCGAATAGTTGCTGTATGCGAATAAGTCTTTATGCAATGTATTCAtgagttttattcatttgaattaCTGGGGTAATATTGTATCTTTGAAATGAACATTATACATCTTGTGAAAGATATTGCAaagttttcaataattatttgaataatgtatgtatgctGAATGTATTCCTTGCATTACTCATGAATAAATGATAGGCTATTTTCAAACTGAATACTCGTATTCTATTATTAACACCCCTGAAACCATCACACATTGACATGTCGAGACCTAGAATGACGAATAGTGAGCAGGCAAGTGATGAAGAATAATACAACATAATGGCTCGGAACTTTTCTATgcatgaattattgaatgatcGGATAAACAGGCaggcaaagaatcagtcgctctctctatcagactagaaataatcatgaaggattgaatgcatgcacatgatgaggcaccaagtttcggaccacctcctcgggtttcctgttctcctaatacaaatctccacttttcggcaaactttcaattttcagggccggtattctagagctctgcattaccacttccggtttgaagcatgattcaTCGATCAAaggcacaggcatgcatgcagtcagtcctgcaatgtatcagttgctctctctttcatgatAGGAATAgatgaacagggtggaacgcatgcacatgatgaggcaccaggtctcggaatacctcctcggttttcctgttctcctgatacccgcaaaattttttggcccaaattctaaatttcgaaatacctcctcggtttgtctgttctcctgatacccagaaaattttttagcctaaattctaaacttcggaaacgctgttctaaagctagaaattattctgtttctcttttattcacgatttattgaataaataaatacatgggcaggcatatagttagtcctgcaaagaatcagtcactctctctatcagactagaaataatcatgaaggattgaatgcatgcacatgatgaggcaccaagtttcggaccacctcctcgggtttcctgttctcctaatacaaatctccacttttcggcaaactttcaattttcagggccggtattctagagctctgcattatcacttccggtttgaagcatgattcaTCGATCAAaggcacaggcatgcatgcagtcagtcctgcaatgtatcagttgctctctcttttatGATAGGAATAgatgaacagggtggaacgcatgcacatgatgaggcaccaggtcacggaatacctcctcggttttcctgttctcctgatacccgaaaaattttttggcctaaattctaaacttcggaaacgctgttctaaagctagaaattattctgttcttcttttattcacgatttattgaataaataaatacataggcaggcatatagttagtcctgcaaagaatcagtcgctctctctatcagactagaaataatcatgaaggattgaatgcatgtacatgatgaggcaccaagtttcggaccacctcctcgggtttcatgttctcctgatacaaatacctacttttgggcaaactttcaatctTCAGGGCCgatattctagagctctgcattatcacttccggttgtaATTCAATGTGATCTGATACGCATGCATGCATGTGATGATGTATGATATGATGCACGCATGAATATATCACCAACAATGAATATCATCTAATGATGTATACAGGGATGTTATTATTGAGGACTGAACAATCGACGTATTAGTTACAGAgagtttttattaataaatcaatCATCAAGAATACATATTGAGACTTTGCAATGGacaatataaatttatttttgtatgcTCATGATTAATGTGTTACAAGAATAGGGACGATAGTTTCATTTCGATTgatattgaattattcatttcttgttCTCTGAGATACGAGAGGTATACATTATTGTTCATTTCTACGTAATTATTCACTCGAAACACATAATGATTGTATGCATAGATCACCAAACTACAGGATATTCTATAGTCCAGTGGTGTAAATGCGTCGAGGATAGTCTTGTATTTTCTATGCGGGTGTGTTGCCACAGTTGCCTCAGTGATCTCGATACCTCAATGCTCTcctggaaataaaaatgagagagtGGTAAGGAAATATGATGAATCTCAACTATAACTTATAACTATAACTTGTCAGGTATTCGTTCGGGAGGATTCCTGCCCAGAATAGAACCCCTTTAGGTTAACCGATGACATCTGGTACAAGTCCTAATTGATCTGTGTGTCTCGATGGAATTTAAAGCAAGCTGAATCTTATGAACGACTTTGTGTTTGATACGTGATTCTGCGTAGGAAAGCGTCCCAGAACTAATTTGGCAAATACTTCACTTTGTACCACAAAGAAACGGTCATCATTCTATGAGACCATCCttgtattcgaaataaaaaactgaaaccaaaATAGAGACAATGcttatattattcataaaagaCACTGATATTATGCAACAACACCTTGCCTGCATCCCTCTCGTCTTGCTGTAGCACCTACAGTTATGCTCCATAGATATACTCGGCGATATTATGAACCCAGTCATCCTCTCCGAGTCGAATCACCAGCCAAACATGTTTCTTGTACCTTGAAACTGTCGCAGTAAGATTCTCTTTGCCTCACTTGGAGTTTACCGGCAGCATCTGGTACGAGTCCTGTTTGATCTGTGTCTTCTAAGCGTAGAATATAATTTCCTTGATTTGAATAGCTAATATATAGCTGCACCATGTTGCACAGAGCTGTATGGAGGCCTCCGAGATGCAGGTAACCTGGAAATGGTATCGGAGCAAAGAGAATCACATCGTTAAGAAGAAAACCCAGATCCTCGTCTTCCGACTGACCAGTGAATCTTTTCTAAGCTCACCTGTTGGGCTGGGGGCACTCCTTGTGTCTTGTAAGCCCTGTTGGAAAAGTTTTTAAGATTCCAGTCGGAGAATAGAGTACGCTGCACTTTGTGCATGTCACCGAGTGTCACGCAATAGAGATTATGAATTAAATCAATTCTCATACATTTCCCTGATCTGAGGGGTTACCTGCAAACGTCATTTGCGCGTGGAGCCACACACGTCAAGATGACCAAGAGAGACCATAAAAATGCACCTATTCCAATTGATTTGTCAATTACCGCATCTTTCCATGGCCCTGGGAGCGTTTTCTGATATGCAACTAGAGTtacaccatcccagatttattctgaatttgtttctaattctttctaattttctctacttttttctaattttttccaatttttctcgattttttctgattttttccgattttttaattaattattcgaatttttcgcgtatttctctgggcgccgccattttctctaagctccgcccaccgcgagtacagctagcgccatgtggcggattttcggTGAACTAACCGCTAAAAAaccgcgaaagttttgaccctccttgaaGCGAaccctgaaaagtattgaccacccttccgagcgaaaaaccgcgaaagttttgaccctccttgaaGCGAaccctgaaaagtattgaccacccttccgaacaaaaaaacgcgaaagttttgaccctccttgaaGCGAAACCTGAAAGGTATTGACCACCGTTCCGAgcaaaaaaacgcgaaagttttgaccctccttgaaGCGAaccctgaaaagtattgaccagtTTCTCGggcgaaaaaagcaaaagttttgacccttcttcaaTTGAAACCGGAAAACTATTGACCCCTAATACATCTCTTTCACGcaacacattgcctgacgtcaaggggcaagaaacctggaattttagttcgcctaaaatccgccacatggcgctagctgtactcgcggtgggcggagcttagagaaaatggcggcgacCAGAGAAATGCGCGAATAATTCGAATAATCAATtagaaaatccgaaaaaatcatagaaatccggaaaaaatcagaaaacataaaaaaaaattaaagaaaattaaaaaaaattggagaaaattgaaaagaattgaaaaaaattactaaaaatcagaaaaatccagaaaaaatcagaaaaaattagaaaaactcagaaaaaattaggaaaaattagaaaaaatcagaaaaaaaggagtaaaataaatctgggatggttCAACTTCGGTTGCATATCACAAAACACTTTCAGGACCAAGAATAGATGCGGTGATTGTGGTAATAGTAGTTAATGTATTGAAAGGAGTGGGATTAAATACATATGATTGCATAGGATCAGCCCAGCATGCGACTAGCTTGTGTCTTCATCATACCCTGTAGAAGTATGATTTATTACACAGAaatgaaggcatgcacatgatgaggcaccaggtctaggaacaTATTTTCAGAGTATCTGTTGAGAATTTAATTCATGAGAATTTCTATGTGATTCCAATGTATACTGGTCTCAgcaatccaaatctgaaagcagaataattccatctatgaaattgatcgagttatcgcacgaataatcgattgaaaaagtgaaaaatcgaggatatctcttTGGGTTTtgatgccagctcaattttatcgacggcttcgtgttcgttgcgcattGTTACGTAGAataagcgtcctggaattaatCTGGCAATTACTTCACCTTTCAGTCcgaaaaaatggtaagcctatagccttggagttttctcaaaatttgagacgatgattccgaattttttccatgaaGTTTTCCATGATAGTCCTATGTATtctggtctcaggaatccaaatctgaaagcagaataattccatctatgaaattgatcgagttatcgccgaataatcgattgaaaaagtgaaaaatcgaggatatctctttgggatttgatgccagctcaattttatcgacggcttcgtgttcgttgcgcattGTTACGTAGAataagcgtcctggaattattctggcaattaCTTCACCTTTCAGTCcgaaaaaatggtaagcctatagccttggagttttctcaaaatttgagacgatgattccgaattttttttcatgaagttttccatgatattcctATTCATtctggtctcaggaatccaaatctgaaagcagaataattccatctatgaaattgatcgagttatcgccgaataatcgattgaaaaagtgaaaaatcgaggatatctctttgggatttgatgccagctcaatttta is a window of Athalia rosae chromosome 8, iyAthRosa1.1, whole genome shotgun sequence DNA encoding:
- the LOC105686249 gene encoding probable glutamate--tRNA ligase, mitochondrial; the protein is MYKVQRTLLSPQNIEIFSKRSYRKQQVRVRFAPSPTGYLHLGGLRTALYNYLFARANQGSFILRIEDTDQTRLIPDATKKLQEDLFWAGIIPDEDPTRGGPLGPYIQSKRLELYNEQVQVLLKNGSAYRCFCSDNRLGLLRRESLRLRQTPKYDNKCRHLSEEDLKEKLRRGESYCVRFKLPSGEETFNDLVYGDASYDIARIEGDPVIMKTDNYPTYHLANVVDDHFMEISHVLRGIEWLASTPKHILLYKAFKWTPPKYAHLPLILNSDGSKLSKRQGDIRVDSYRQSGIFPLALLNYITHAGGGFNRPKGEQRCYSYEELINQFNVSAINVNSSRLTPEKLLEFNKLEISQLLQNENNAKFLVNKVARIVSETFPDRSVADTLQLDDEHIAEVLKWSQNRISKLEDLVGPDLSFLWVIPPLTPDAPQSEYFVTLPRLYDQLLSVESSFFQKDFLSDTLKTFASSNDIPFNKFMKFLRSIISGQKEGPGVAEMMEILGRTATLQRLERALQ